Part of the Vigna angularis cultivar LongXiaoDou No.4 chromosome 1, ASM1680809v1, whole genome shotgun sequence genome, cttttaaaatgatatataacTCCCTACCAATGCAAAATATTCTGTACACAGTATGGAGTAATGGAGAATGAGACTACAGAAACAAGCACTTCAGGGTGTGGTGAGAGGTCTAGCTTAGTGTTTTAAGACTAGGGTATAGTAAAATGATTTAAGTTGCTTCTAATTTTCCTTCTTTATGCAGGTTCCCTGATTCTTGAAATGGGTGCTTTATCAAAAATGACTGGCGACCCCATATACGAATCAGTAGCTTTACGTGCTCTTCGCAAGCTGTGGAGTATGCAGAGCTCATTAAAACTATTTGGAACCACATTGGACGTGGCAACTGGGCAATGGATCGAATATTCATCAGGAATTGGAGCTGGTAGTTAACTCTGACCCACCAGGGATATTCTCACTAGTTTGGCTAATTGGATAGTGCAGCATATAATCTACATGTTTATTGTCTGTTGAAAGTATTTGATAAATTTAGTTATTCTAAACTTTCAAATGCTAATGACTGGCCTTCATGTTTCTTTTGTTGGATTTTATTTCCTGGGTTATTTTAGGGGTTGATTCCTTCTACGAGTATCTTCTCAAAGCCCATATCCTTTTTGGGAAGGAGGACTTTTGGAAGATGTTTCACTCTGCTTATGTTGCTGCGCAGAAATATTTCAGACACGGTGCTTGGTATCACACTTGTTAAGAAAGTCTTTGCTTTTTGTTTATGCTGCCTAAACTGTACTTTTATACAGTACTAGAAAGGTGCTGATAGGAGAATGTGATCAACAATTGTAACCTGGACTGGTTGGCCTAATGCAGGTACCATGAAGCTGATATGAGGACTGGAAGAGCAACTTATTGGCAGCTTACAAGCCTTCAAGCATTTTGGCCTGGCCTACAGGCTAGTAGCTGGACTTCGAATTTTACTTACTTAAAAATTAGGTTTGATATCTTTCTGAGTTTGTAATTGCATATGACTTCTGGAGAGCAGGTTCTTATTGGGGATGTTATGGCTGCTAATTCCTCTCACCGTGAGTTCTTCCATGTGTGGAAGAGATACGGAGTGCTACCAGAGAGGTATTCTCTGATTTTGCCATCAATCTGTAATCTGGTTTTTGTTCTTACAGtactatataatatatgtatcaCATTGAATCATAAATCCAAATCCGTGTAAAAGGTATTTGCTGGACCACCAGATGATTCATCCTACTGAAAAATATTATCCCTTACGTCCTGAATTGGCTGAGTCAACATTCTACTTATATCAAGCTACTAAAGGTCTGATAGTTCTTccacctttttattttatatttgttgataTTGAGGCATTAGGTTCAACTGCTTCTAAAATAGTATGCTCTTGAAAAGAGTGGTGTACATGTAAATACTTTTTTCCATGATAGAAAGGGTTTCAAACTCTAAATTTAACAAGAAAGCTATTAGCATACAGCAACATTTCAGTCAAATAATCTGGCAGCTAGGCTTCTTCATGCTGTAATACATTAGTACTTGACCTagaactttattttaaaaatgagtatTATCTTGGTATTTTCTATCAACACAACATCATAACAATATCACAGATATTCGATTTtactaaatatattatcttttaaatttaatctctATAACATCAATAAAGAGAATCCTACCTGACCAATAATGATATATTCAACCATTATTAATTTCAGATCCATGGTATATTGAAGTCGGTGAATCGATAGTGAATTCCCTTAATTTATACACCAAAGTTGAAGGTGGTTTTGCAAGCATTAAGGATGTGACAACTATGCAATTGGAAGATCATCAGCATAGTTTTTTTCTTGCTGAAACGTGAgaccttttcttcctctttcatAATGCTAAggttaaaaattatgaaacaaaaGCAAATTGGAATTTTTCTCAAGTAATTATTGTATTTCAGATTTTCTGATTAGATCCTGTGTTTTCTTCAGGTGCAAATATTTATATCTTCTGTTTGACGATTCGTTTGTACATGACAATAATTACGTATTTACAACTGAAGGTCATCCTCTTCCGGTACTCCGCAATTGGCATGAAGAGCTTCCAGAAGCTTATGTTCCAACTAATTGGACTTTTGTGAAGgtatttttacaatttactgTAGTGCTTGTTGGTTTTGCTTGTATAGATAAATGAAAAAAGTGTCATAAATCTCCTAAAGTTTTCCTCATTTGCAAAAGCCTTTATAAACCATAATTACGTCATTAGATCCTTCCATCCACCTGCTGTTGGGTACTCTAACTGAAGAGTGTTTTGGTAAAATATTAGCCTCCATCctgataatttataaatatatcctttaaaatatacttttatcaatttttttacttcatAATATGAAAAAGGGGGGAAAAATTAGGACAGAGGGACAAAACTTAGATGCAGTTATTTAAGTGTTTTTTGTGCTCGCCTATCAGAATTGAAGGATTATCTTGACagcttttcttgaatttatgCAAACCTTTTGTTACATCTCTTGCCAGCTGTTTAATCTATTTACTTGTAGTTAGAGTCTGTTTGGCTTTTCCATATACATTTTATATGTAAGATGAGAGCCtctacaaattagtttttaccCAAGCTAGTTTTTGCTAATagatttcatttcatttttttattaatactttctttttttaatagtaCTTTTAGAGAAATTTATCCAATCATAGCCTTGATCAGCCTGTACAAGATAACGGTGCATAATGGCTGGCTTGAAAAATGCTGACAGTATCTCTAAATGCatgcttatattttttatggagAAATCTAGGGAAGAGGTTGACTCTAAACTTGAGTTTGGTGATAAACATTGAAATCAAAGAATTTTTGCTTTAGTAGAAGTAAGATGGAATCTATGAGGTACTATTTTAACTAGAAACAAGAGGACGTTTGGGACGATGTCATGTTACAGGTATAAGTTTAAGTTCATAGGTTTTAATATCACTAAACAATTGGAAAACTAATGAAGACATCACATAGGATACATGTTGGGTCGTTGACACAGAAAAATACTGGGATTTATTTGCGACTAATTAGTACTTACTAAACCCAATGGTAACTTTTATTGCAGTGCTAATGTGACCGGCTATACTCTATGGTAGTCAATATTGAGCTTTAAAGGGATAAGAAAAAAAGGGGGGGAGTAGTAGGAAGAAGTATCTTAAGATAGATATGTGGTTACACAAGAAGGGACATGATACAATATGATTGCATACAAGGAGATACTGGATAACGGCTGATGAGAAATAGCAAAAAAATTGGTAAAGGAGGTTTGAACCTTCATAGCGTAGTAGAAGCATCAATGAGAGTAGATTGCTTGGATTGCAGTTTTATGAAAAATGGGTAGAAGGAGATTAATGTGGACCACTCATTAGGATTACTGTATCTctttaaatcttaaattatttCAGTGTATTTGCGCTTCTTTATCTTTCCTATATTGATAAGATCTGCACATTGTCATAGAATCCCTGATTTAAGATCCTTagcattattattttttattgagaaaattttcaattatgattcaatttattaaagattattttatgtttattttattaattaggaTATTTGTTTGATAGGGTCCTACTCTTTAAGGATgtctttatgttttattttatcaattaagaTAATCGTTAGCTTTTATCTTATCAATTTGGGATATCTCTATAGTCTGTTTAAAAAGACAGTCTGATCGGAATATTATCATGataaattttcagaaaaaccTGAGTAGGAATTCTATGAATTAGAGTCAGCATTGGTTGGAAGAATGATTCTTCCATGTTTAGACCTGTGACTGGATCCTTCATAAAATTTCGTAATAGAGATCAACAATATTggagaaaattattataaggaTTTCAAAACAACTAATATTCCTGTGAATTAGTAGTTTTCAACTGGGTCAAATGACATCGTGTGATCCACATAACCTTGTCGCTCTCATCTAAtggataaaaatattgttattattgaaCTCTTCCTAAGTAACTTCATGGCAGGTGGGGTGAAAGGATCCATTAGTGTAATTGTTGTAGTTTAGgactaattaaaacaattttagagCTCTTGATGGCACTTTGCAAATAGGTCGAAGTTGATGGCCTTTATATACAATCTTCCCAAAgcaacacatttttttatttctgtttctTCCATTTCATTTGCACATgatgctgaaaaaaaaaactcttaaaatattcttagCTGGCACTACAAAATAGAGTCTACTActgtttttattgatttttgtaagaaaacAAGACTTTCAAGAAGTTGTGTGGTCGTGAACTACacaaaacacttaaaaactGAATATTTATCTTACTGTGCAGAGGCAACCAAGAGTGAGTCGAATCAGCGCAATGTCTCTGCAAGTGTGTCCTGCTTTGAATTTAAAGTCAGGTCAACATATTGAGAGTGCTTGCCACATCCCCGATGCTCGTAGTGACTTCAGGTGTTTGACAGACGAAGATTGTGGAGTTGATGCCACTACATGCAGAAGAAGATCATGCAGTATGGCTGGTTTTTGTGGGTTATGGCTCTTCAGATGATACC contains:
- the LOC108323133 gene encoding alpha-mannosidase I MNS5 isoform X1, whose protein sequence is MFHPRHYTTCLLLLLFLLVLSDFSMSQSQSPWAAKKKRMKEKVRNMFYHAYDNYMTYAFPHDELKPISKTFTNSLSELGNLKLEHLPQDYNGSALTLIESLSSLVIMGNNTEFERAVLWLSENLTFDVDARINLFECNIRVLGGLVSAHLLLSDSSKKLLQGAYNNQLLVLAEDLGKRFLPAFNTPTGLPYAWINLKYGVMENETTETSTSGCGSLILEMGALSKMTGDPIYESVALRALRKLWSMQSSLKLFGTTLDVATGQWIEYSSGIGAGVDSFYEYLLKAHILFGKEDFWKMFHSAYVAAQKYFRHGAWYHEADMRTGRATYWQLTSLQAFWPGLQVLIGDVMAANSSHREFFHVWKRYGVLPERYLLDHQMIHPTEKYYPLRPELAESTFYLYQATKDPWYIEVGESIVNSLNLYTKVEGGFASIKDVTTMQLEDHQHSFFLAETCKYLYLLFDDSFVHDNNYVFTTEGHPLPVLRNWHEELPEAYVPTNWTFVKRQPRVSRISAMSLQVCPALNLKSGQHIESACHIPDARSDFRCLTDEDCGVDATTCRRRSCSMAGFCGLWLFR
- the LOC108323133 gene encoding alpha-mannosidase I MNS5 isoform X3; this encodes MFHPRHYTTCLLLLLFLLVLSDFSMSQSQSPWAAKKKRMKEKVRNMFYHAYDNYMTYAFPHDELKPISKTFTNSLSELGNLKLEHLPQDYNGSALTLIESLSSLVIMGNNTEFERAVLWLSENLTFDVDARINLFECNIRVLGGLVSAHLLLSDSSKKLLQGAYNNQLLVLAEDLGKRFLPAFNTPTGLPYAWINLKYGVMENETTETSTSGCGSLILEMGALSKMTGDPIYESVALRALRKLWSMQSSLKLFGTTLDVATGQWIEYSSGIGAGVDSFYEYLLKAHILFGKEDFWKMFHSAYVAAQKYFRHGAWYHEADMRTGRATYWQLTSLQAFWPGLQVLIGDVMAANSSHREFFHVWKRYGVLPERYLLDHQMIHPTEKYYPLRPELAESTFYLYQATKDPWYIEVGESIVNSLNLYTKVEGGFASIKDVTTMQLEDHQHSFFLAETSSSSGTPQLA
- the LOC108323133 gene encoding alpha-mannosidase I MNS5 isoform X2 — encoded protein: MTYAFPHDELKPISKTFTNSLSELGNLKLEHLPQDYNGSALTLIESLSSLVIMGNNTEFERAVLWLSENLTFDVDARINLFECNIRVLGGLVSAHLLLSDSSKKLLQGAYNNQLLVLAEDLGKRFLPAFNTPTGLPYAWINLKYGVMENETTETSTSGCGSLILEMGALSKMTGDPIYESVALRALRKLWSMQSSLKLFGTTLDVATGQWIEYSSGIGAGVDSFYEYLLKAHILFGKEDFWKMFHSAYVAAQKYFRHGAWYHEADMRTGRATYWQLTSLQAFWPGLQVLIGDVMAANSSHREFFHVWKRYGVLPERYLLDHQMIHPTEKYYPLRPELAESTFYLYQATKDPWYIEVGESIVNSLNLYTKVEGGFASIKDVTTMQLEDHQHSFFLAETCKYLYLLFDDSFVHDNNYVFTTEGHPLPVLRNWHEELPEAYVPTNWTFVKRQPRVSRISAMSLQVCPALNLKSGQHIESACHIPDARSDFRCLTDEDCGVDATTCRRRSCSMAGFCGLWLFR